A single window of Inediibacterium massiliense DNA harbors:
- a CDS encoding S-layer homology domain-containing protein — MKKNYKVKLSFLMIFLMLFSIGAYALEPLNHESNHEIVKDTVYDSVYGGEDQDRTIRVRVEGKDETLFDKDVVIGNCKNALEILKKAVGEENVKGEEGAYGFLIQGIKGEEANWKTNGAFWGFYTVVDGETSESMSGVSDVSIEGLDEVLFHVNQNTNLPILSYEKNNNEIYLIIKESVTTYDKNGNSTTSIVPVENAKLEIEGKIYVTNTDGKVKVDLKSGSCIVKISKDEENEYPKLIKCTKKIQIGTKRIEILSHWKEVTIGNELKLDKKVYEEENILDEAVKWYSTNPEIASVDENTGIVKGIKEGKTIITAKLASNENIYTSIEISVESPKTNERKIEEVLNTLRARYEKKESFTLSEGLGYKYSNKNIDKNASKVKEKYKLIPNTSVTSYAKNIIGLIETGQDSKNMVTELLNKQTTDSKFIVNGWDDYPSTQAYCILALDLAKAKYEVEKTVKSLLKYQNTDGTFGEYKDIDTLAMSMMGLSNHRDIEGVNEAIQKAIHKLQLEKENIINNDNANTLATVIQGLVSVGENPLASQWKLDQKTMLNAMLKYQNEDHFGNDLATEQVFTALSDLYQKQSMYTKKSISIEGFGDYFIPTKNDGPGSGGGSIEEGDEASISIKGYNNDPNISKTQIKLQKGDTVLSVTKRLLKDKNISYELNDTETYFKRIGKYGEFSQGAKSGWEYTLNGERVQKSVNDCSVKNKDEIKWIYTIDYTKGSSASEPKDEMTKEIDKIQEILNNKNINEGDITKTVKNVINQLNKKAEDIKTEEDAKKLVFYGKEFSNSIQHAIEQIKSEEAAKGLLKDNIKILNILAKSTEKLSKKENQKEVNEVVSKNIHNMIQLINKVEDKKEVVSLTGNIIDESGKVLKSIGKENGEEVEKSTIKMAQNTIDQCSMLQVKKVEYESEKSLAQLDENTIKKTAKDIVNATKDIKEKLNKNSIESKNIENKMMIQIPNTNKKEVEVRLPSNMMKIVKENKIEKVTIQTENAVFNMTANTLIQKDQPISLSAKAIDQEDLTAFEKNKVPKESIVLDLNIKMGEEKINQFHEPMKVAIPYDGEVKDQEVVQVFYLNDKGTIENMGGEYDQDTKMVTFEISHFSKYFAQKLEKEEVKITFHDLKDYEWAKESIEEMAEKGIIHGKSKDLFDPSASITRAEFATLITKMLQLDIEDIHVSFTDVEDSDWYAPYVKAAYKNGFISGRSATIFDPNGKITREEMASIIGKVLTQKGKEKANINELEKFIDKESIAPWANENAALCVKESIISGMPDGTFMPKENANRAQAAVMLYKLYNSIK, encoded by the coding sequence ATGAAAAAAAATTATAAAGTCAAACTATCATTTTTGATGATATTTTTAATGCTTTTTTCAATAGGAGCATATGCCTTAGAACCTTTGAATCATGAAAGCAATCATGAAATTGTTAAAGATACAGTATATGATAGTGTATATGGAGGAGAAGACCAAGATCGTACAATAAGAGTGAGAGTAGAAGGAAAAGATGAAACATTATTTGATAAAGATGTAGTGATAGGAAATTGTAAAAATGCATTAGAAATCCTAAAAAAAGCAGTAGGAGAAGAAAATGTAAAAGGTGAGGAAGGTGCATATGGATTTTTAATCCAAGGAATAAAAGGAGAAGAAGCTAATTGGAAAACTAATGGAGCTTTTTGGGGATTTTATACAGTAGTGGATGGAGAAACAAGTGAGTCTATGAGTGGGGTTTCTGATGTTTCTATAGAAGGATTAGATGAAGTTTTGTTTCATGTGAATCAAAATACAAACCTTCCTATTCTTAGCTATGAAAAAAATAATAATGAAATTTATTTAATCATAAAAGAATCAGTCACTACTTATGATAAAAATGGAAATTCTACTACAAGTATAGTACCAGTAGAAAATGCCAAATTAGAAATAGAAGGAAAAATTTATGTCACCAATACAGATGGAAAAGTAAAGGTAGACTTAAAATCAGGAAGTTGTATCGTAAAAATATCAAAGGATGAAGAAAATGAGTATCCTAAATTAATCAAATGTACTAAAAAGATTCAGATAGGAACAAAGAGAATAGAAATTCTTTCTCATTGGAAAGAAGTAACCATAGGAAATGAGTTAAAACTAGATAAAAAAGTTTATGAAGAGGAAAATATTTTAGATGAAGCAGTAAAATGGTATAGCACCAATCCAGAAATCGCATCTGTAGATGAGAATACAGGGATAGTAAAAGGGATTAAGGAAGGAAAAACAATCATTACTGCAAAACTTGCTAGCAATGAAAATATCTATACATCTATTGAGATTTCTGTAGAATCACCTAAAACAAATGAGAGAAAAATAGAAGAAGTATTAAATACATTACGTGCTCGTTATGAGAAAAAAGAAAGTTTTACTCTTTCAGAAGGACTAGGATATAAATATAGTAATAAAAATATAGATAAAAATGCTTCAAAGGTAAAAGAAAAATATAAACTTATTCCTAATACTTCAGTTACAAGTTATGCTAAAAATATTATAGGGTTAATAGAAACAGGACAAGATTCTAAAAATATGGTAACTGAATTATTAAATAAACAAACAACAGATAGCAAATTTATTGTGAATGGATGGGATGATTATCCATCTACCCAAGCTTATTGTATTCTTGCCCTAGATTTAGCAAAGGCTAAATATGAAGTGGAAAAGACAGTAAAATCTCTTCTAAAATATCAAAATACAGATGGAACCTTTGGGGAATATAAAGATATAGATACTTTAGCTATGTCTATGATGGGACTTTCTAACCATAGAGATATAGAAGGAGTTAATGAAGCTATACAAAAGGCTATCCATAAACTGCAATTAGAAAAGGAAAATATTATAAATAATGATAATGCAAATACATTAGCAACAGTGATTCAAGGACTTGTTTCGGTAGGAGAAAATCCTTTAGCAAGCCAATGGAAATTAGATCAAAAAACTATGCTCAATGCCATGTTAAAGTATCAAAATGAAGATCATTTTGGAAATGATTTAGCTACAGAGCAAGTATTTACAGCTTTATCCGACTTATATCAAAAACAATCAATGTATACAAAAAAATCTATTTCGATAGAAGGCTTTGGAGATTATTTTATTCCTACAAAAAATGATGGACCAGGATCTGGAGGAGGATCTATAGAAGAAGGAGATGAAGCTTCTATTTCTATCAAAGGATATAACAATGATCCTAATATCTCTAAAACACAAATAAAATTACAAAAAGGAGATACGGTTTTATCTGTAACAAAGAGGCTTTTAAAGGATAAAAATATAAGCTATGAATTAAATGATACAGAAACTTATTTTAAGCGTATCGGAAAATATGGAGAATTTAGTCAAGGAGCAAAAAGTGGATGGGAATATACATTAAATGGAGAAAGGGTACAAAAAAGTGTAAATGATTGTAGTGTGAAAAATAAAGATGAAATAAAGTGGATTTATACTATAGACTATACAAAGGGTTCTTCAGCAAGTGAACCAAAAGATGAAATGACCAAAGAAATAGATAAAATACAAGAGATCTTAAACAATAAAAATATAAATGAAGGAGATATTACAAAGACAGTAAAAAATGTAATAAATCAATTGAATAAAAAAGCAGAAGATATAAAGACAGAAGAGGATGCAAAAAAGTTAGTGTTTTATGGGAAAGAATTTTCTAATTCTATACAACATGCTATAGAACAAATAAAAAGTGAAGAAGCAGCAAAAGGTTTATTAAAAGACAATATAAAGATACTCAATATTTTAGCAAAATCTACAGAAAAACTATCCAAAAAAGAAAATCAAAAGGAAGTAAATGAAGTAGTATCAAAAAATATTCACAACATGATCCAATTAATCAATAAGGTAGAGGATAAAAAAGAAGTAGTAAGTTTAACGGGAAACATTATAGATGAAAGTGGAAAAGTTTTAAAATCTATAGGAAAAGAAAATGGAGAAGAAGTAGAAAAAAGCACTATAAAAATGGCTCAAAATACAATTGATCAATGTAGTATGCTACAAGTTAAAAAAGTAGAATATGAAAGTGAAAAATCATTGGCTCAATTAGATGAAAATACAATCAAAAAAACAGCAAAAGATATAGTAAATGCTACAAAAGACATAAAGGAAAAATTAAATAAAAATAGTATTGAATCTAAGAATATAGAAAATAAAATGATGATTCAAATACCAAATACAAATAAAAAAGAAGTAGAAGTTCGTTTGCCTTCCAATATGATGAAAATAGTAAAAGAAAATAAAATAGAGAAGGTAACTATTCAGACAGAAAATGCAGTATTTAACATGACAGCAAATACTTTGATTCAAAAAGATCAACCCATATCTTTAAGTGCGAAAGCTATAGATCAAGAAGATTTAACAGCTTTTGAGAAAAATAAAGTTCCAAAAGAAAGTATAGTTCTAGATTTAAATATAAAGATGGGAGAAGAAAAAATAAATCAATTTCATGAACCTATGAAAGTAGCTATTCCATATGATGGAGAAGTCAAAGATCAAGAGGTAGTGCAAGTATTTTATCTAAATGATAAGGGCACTATAGAAAATATGGGTGGAGAATATGATCAAGATACAAAAATGGTTACTTTTGAAATAAGTCATTTTAGCAAATACTTCGCTCAAAAATTAGAAAAAGAAGAAGTAAAAATAACTTTTCATGATTTAAAAGATTATGAATGGGCGAAAGAATCTATAGAAGAAATGGCTGAAAAAGGAATCATCCATGGAAAAAGTAAAGATCTATTTGACCCGAGTGCATCTATTACAAGAGCAGAATTTGCAACTTTAATCACAAAAATGCTTCAATTAGATATAGAAGATATCCATGTAAGCTTTACAGATGTAGAAGATTCTGATTGGTATGCTCCATATGTAAAAGCCGCTTACAAAAATGGATTCATCAGTGGAAGAAGTGCTACTATATTTGATCCAAATGGAAAAATTACAAGAGAAGAAATGGCAAGCATCATTGGAAAAGTACTTACACAAAAAGGAAAAGAAAAAGCAAATATCAATGAATTAGAAAAATTTATTGACAAAGAAAGTATTGCTCCTTGGGCAAATGAGAATGCAGCATTATGTGTAAAAGAATCTATTATTAGTGGAATGCCAGACGGCACTTTTATGCCAAAAGAAAATGCAAACAGAGCACAAGCAGCTGTGATGCTTTACAAATTATACAATAGTATAAAGTAA
- a CDS encoding prenyltransferase/squalene oxidase repeat-containing protein yields MKKIISFVLLFTLLFSSFSFALDINSAAKYLNKQKIDEWGILALYSSGKSVKGKALKNISSKVTTDYEAYIMGALPLGRNVSKEAQIIMKSQRSTGKFADFIDGTGEDLMNSHIWGIIALYCAKQENYNKQNALLWLKQNQNKDGGFPVYKGDPESDIDLTSMAIIAYHILGLNENSKEVKSALSFIQKNIGKRESCESISYYILAKTKLGMKVEKSLYDQLGAYQLKNGGFKHFKKQTKENYMASWHGLLAMTDYKNKKSIFTRLHEKNK; encoded by the coding sequence ATGAAAAAAATTATATCTTTTGTACTATTATTTACTTTGCTTTTTAGTAGTTTTTCTTTTGCACTAGATATAAATAGTGCAGCTAAATATCTTAACAAACAAAAGATAGATGAATGGGGAATTTTAGCACTATATAGTAGTGGAAAATCTGTAAAAGGAAAAGCATTAAAAAATATTTCTTCAAAGGTTACTACAGATTATGAAGCTTATATAATGGGAGCCCTACCTCTAGGAAGAAATGTATCTAAAGAGGCGCAAATCATTATGAAATCTCAAAGAAGTACTGGTAAATTTGCAGATTTTATAGATGGAACAGGAGAAGATTTAATGAACTCTCATATTTGGGGAATTATAGCTTTATATTGTGCAAAACAAGAAAATTATAACAAACAAAATGCATTACTTTGGTTAAAACAAAATCAAAATAAAGATGGAGGATTTCCTGTTTATAAAGGAGATCCTGAGTCTGATATAGATTTAACTTCAATGGCCATTATTGCTTATCATATATTAGGGCTTAATGAAAATAGCAAAGAAGTAAAAAGTGCTCTTTCATTTATTCAAAAGAATATAGGGAAAAGAGAAAGTTGTGAATCTATCAGTTATTACATATTGGCAAAAACAAAATTAGGAATGAAGGTAGAAAAAAGTCTTTATGATCAATTAGGAGCTTATCAATTAAAAAATGGCGGATTTAAGCATTTCAAAAAGCAAACCAAAGAAAATTATATGGCAAGCTGGCATGGACTTTTAGCTATGACAGATTATAAAAATAAAAAATCTATTTTTACAAGATTACATGAAAAAAATAAATAA
- a CDS encoding DUF4430 domain-containing protein, with translation MKKWCWMVLIILLITGCSSQSVDEGRIQVMVSKDFGKKVMHDQDIKLNRDKSVMEVMKENFQVETAYGGGFINGIDSLKSGFTGMENKTKLDWFYYVNGMISEVGADDYICEPGDVILWDYHDWSQKSISSIIGAYPQNFINGYNGQVLKTEISSTKEYEKDSKNLLQFLQGKKVEISRENINEDHLKNGEINSILIGLWDELSKLGTIKDYYENKDKVGLSFEVDSNIKLLDMNGKVAKEYKKGAWIVSISKEYGMSGTLWMISGNDQTSIQRAVKILYEEPEKIRGKFSVFVTEDEIINMPIK, from the coding sequence ATGAAAAAATGGTGTTGGATGGTCTTGATCATTTTGTTGATTACTGGTTGTAGTAGCCAATCTGTTGACGAAGGAAGAATTCAAGTCATGGTTTCAAAGGATTTTGGAAAGAAAGTGATGCACGATCAAGATATAAAACTCAATCGAGATAAAAGTGTGATGGAGGTGATGAAAGAAAATTTTCAGGTAGAGACAGCCTATGGTGGTGGATTTATTAATGGAATTGATAGTTTGAAATCTGGTTTTACAGGAATGGAAAATAAAACGAAACTAGATTGGTTTTATTATGTAAATGGGATGATTTCAGAAGTGGGTGCAGATGACTATATATGCGAACCTGGAGATGTAATTCTATGGGATTATCATGACTGGAGTCAAAAAAGTATTTCAAGTATTATTGGAGCATATCCACAAAATTTTATAAATGGATATAATGGACAAGTATTAAAAACAGAAATATCTTCTACAAAAGAATATGAAAAGGATTCTAAAAATTTATTGCAATTTTTACAAGGAAAAAAGGTAGAGATCTCTAGGGAAAATATAAACGAGGATCATCTAAAGAATGGCGAAATAAATTCTATTTTGATTGGTTTATGGGATGAGTTATCAAAGCTAGGTACTATCAAAGATTATTATGAAAATAAGGATAAAGTAGGTCTATCTTTTGAGGTGGATTCAAATATAAAGTTATTAGATATGAATGGAAAAGTGGCCAAAGAATATAAAAAAGGCGCATGGATTGTTTCTATATCTAAGGAATATGGAATGAGTGGAACCCTTTGGATGATTAGTGGAAATGATCAAACATCTATTCAAAGAGCAGTAAAAATATTATATGAAGAACCTGAAAAAATAAGAGGAAAATTTTCTGTATTTGTTACAGAAGATGAAATAATCAATATGCCTATAAAATAA